The genomic stretch GCATAAGTAACATTAACAGTTATGTTTCCTGTGCGGTTAGTTGTGTAATTAAGACTCCAACCACCAGTAGAATTAATAATAATATTATCATAAACATTACCATCAACAATAACACTTAAAATGTCAGAGCCATTACCAACATAACCAACAAGCTCACCAGAAATAGTAACATTATCACCAATATTCACAGTTTCAGGATTAACAACAATACTAGAATTAGTATCATTCAAAATCACAGTAAAACTACTTGCATTAGTAAAACCAGTATAATTATCATTACCAACATAAGTAACACTAATAGTTATGTTTCCTGTGCAGTTAGTTGTGTAATTAAGACTCCAACCACCAGTAGAATTAATAGTAACATTATTATAAACATTACCATCAACACTAACAGTCAAAGAATCAGAGCCATTACCAACATAACCCTCAAGCTCACCAGAAATAGTAACATTCGCACCAATACTTACACTATCTGGAACATTAATACTAGAATTAGTATTAAAACTTAGAATCACATTCTGACTATCTAAAGTAGCAGCTAAAGTTTGAACACCAGCTGTAGCTGTTGCATTATAAACAAAACCATCAACACGACTACTATTAAAATCATCGCCATTGAAGGTTCCATTAACAACAAAATCAGGTAAAAATTCAACACCATCATTACTAAGCGTAGTATTCAAAACTAAAAACATAAAACTAACATTATCACCAAAATGAACACCATCCAAACTAGAAGTATTAGTAATATTCAAAATAAAATGATTAAGAGTATCAATGCCCAAAATTTTACCAGTTATATTATTAAGACCCCACCAATTACGATCAAAACTACTATTATCATTATGACCAGTAACATTAACACCAAAACTTGCCAATATACGATTATACTCAACAGTAACATTAACCAATGAACCAACACTTAAACCAGTAAAATTCAAACCAGCATTAGTAGCAAAAATAGTATTACCACGAATAATAAAATCAGTCACATTAGTAACACCACCACCAGTATAGAAATAAAAACCATCACCATTAGTAGCATTAATAGTATTATTCAAGAAATTAACACCCTTAATATTACCATTATACAAATAAACATAAACACAATGACTAACACCAGTAATATTGTTGTTGGCGAAGGTTATATTGATGTTGTTGCTGCTGTATGCATACAGAGCAACACTAGGGCCGGATGTTCCTGTGATGTTGTTATTGGCAAAGGTTATATTGATGTTGTTGCTGCTGTATGCCTCCAGATAAACACCAAGGCTGGATGTTCCTGTGATGTTGTTATTGACGAAGGATATATTAGTGTTGTTGCTACTGGATGCATACAGAGCAACACCAGGGGCGGATGTTCCTGTGATGTTGTTATTGACGAAGGATATATTGATGTTGTTGCTACTGGATGCAGACAGAGAAACACCAGGGCTGGATGTTCCTGTGATGTTGTTATTGACGAAGGATATATTAGTGTTGTTGCTACTGGATGCATACAGAGCAACAGCAAGGCCGGGTCTTCCTGTGATGTTGTTATTGACGAAGGATATATTAGTGTTGTTGCTGCTGTCTGCACCCAGAGAAACACCACGTGATGTTCCTGTGATGTTGTTATTGACGAAGAATATATTGGCGTTGTTGCTGCTGACTGCACCCAGAGCAACACCAGAGTTGGATGTTCCTGTGATGTTGTTGTTGGCGAAGGTTATATTGGTGTTGTTGCTACTGGATGCATCCAGATAAACACCATAGTCTGATGTTCCTGTGATGTTGTTGTTTTCAAAAACCAAATTACCAGACGAAACAGGACTATCATAACTACCATCACCTAAGTATACACCAGAATAACCACCAGTTATATTATTACCACTAAATAAAACATCAAAAACAGTCCTATCAGCAGACTTACCGAATAAAGAAACAGCACCATGAAAATTAGTAGATATACTGGATTTAATAATATTATCCTTAATAACAACACCTGTTATAGGATTAGCACTACCACTACTACTTAAATTAATACTAACACCAGAAGTAGTAATATTATTATCACTAACAGTCAAATCACTACAATTAGATTTTATAGCTGTAGTATAACCACTAATAGTTAAATTAATAATCTTTACATTAGTAGCATTAATATTAAACAAAGTACCACTAGATGATGTGAATTTAGCACCACCACGATTCTTACCAAC from Methanobrevibacter arboriphilus JCM 13429 = DSM 1125 encodes the following:
- a CDS encoding beta strand repeat-containing protein, whose product is MFAINRFFKPIIFVVCVLFIFLALSSVSAANHDFTTVNTTEQFQSVINTDNDNDLVISFDDGDYFDWGQLNISRNATIVGKNRGGAKFTSSSGTLFNINATNVKIINLTISGYTTAIKSNCSDLTVSDNNITTSGVSINLSSSGSANPITGVVIKDNIIKSSISTNFHGAVSLFGKSADRTVFDVLFSGNNITGGYSGVYLGDGSYDSPVSSGNLVFENNNITGTSDYGVYLDASSSNNTNITFANNNITGTSNSGVALGAVSSNNANIFFVNNNITGTSRGVSLGADSSNNTNISFVNNNITGRPGLAVALYASSSNNTNISFVNNNITGTSSPGVSLSASSSNNINISFVNNNITGTSAPGVALYASSSNNTNISFVNNNITGTSSLGVYLEAYSSNNINITFANNNITGTSGPSVALYAYSSNNINITFANNNITGVSHCVYVYLYNGNIKGVNFLNNTINATNGDGFYFYTGGGVTNVTDFIIRGNTIFATNAGLNFTGLSVGSLVNVTVEYNRILASFGVNVTGHNDNSSFDRNWWGLNNITGKILGIDTLNHFILNITNTSSLDGVHFGDNVSFMFLVLNTTLSNDGVEFLPDFVVNGTFNGDDFNSSRVDGFVYNATATAGVQTLAATLDSQNVILSFNTNSSINVPDSVSIGANVTISGELEGYVGNGSDSLTVSVDGNVYNNVTINSTGGWSLNYTTNCTGNITISVTYVGNDNYTGFTNASSFTVILNDTNSSIVVNPETVNIGDNVTISGELVGYVGNGSDILSVIVDGNVYDNIIINSTGGWSLNYTTNRTGNITVNVTYA